In Scophthalmus maximus strain ysfricsl-2021 chromosome 13, ASM2237912v1, whole genome shotgun sequence, the genomic window ATTTCCCACCAGGGTTTATTTCTGAGAGGTAATGGGCAGGACGACGGACTGAGGCAGTGCCGAGCAGAACGACTTGTCACCCCCCCGCCCCACGCAGACCATGATGAAGAAGGATATTATTAACTTGAGCCTGGCGGAAGACGCGGATCTCAAACTGCATCTGCGCGACGCCGAGAGCCTCCTCGGCTCGCCGGACCTGGGGCTGCTCAAGCTGGCGTCCCCGGAGCTGGAGCGGCTGATCATCCAGTCCAACGGCATGGTCACCACGACGCCCACCAGCTCCCAGTTCCTCTACCCGAAGATGGTGACGGACGAGCAGGAGTTCGCCGAGGGCTTCGTGAAGGCGCTGGAGGATTTACACAAGCAGAACCAGCTGAGCGGCGACGGGCAGACGACCAGCAGCCTGGACCTGGGCGCCAACATCGCCCCGGCCCCCCTGCAGCCGGACCTGCCGGTGTACACGAACCTGAACAGCTACGCCACCGGGCCACTGGGAACCATCGTCAACTACTCCACGGACACTGTCCCCTTCCCGCCTCCCCCGGCGCGCCACCTGGGGGcggccgcgccgccgccgccgccgccgccggagctCTCTCGCGTCCAGCCGCCGACGGAGGAGCCGCAGACGGTCCCCGACGTCCAGAGCTTCGGGGAGAGTCCTCCGCTCTCCCCCGCCGACACGGACTCACAGGAGCGCGTCAA contains:
- the LOC118318175 gene encoding transcription factor JunD, whose amino-acid sequence is MMKKDIINLSLAEDADLKLHLRDAESLLGSPDLGLLKLASPELERLIIQSNGMVTTTPTSSQFLYPKMVTDEQEFAEGFVKALEDLHKQNQLSGDGQTTSSLDLGANIAPAPLQPDLPVYTNLNSYATGPLGTIVNYSTDTVPFPPPPARHLGAAAPPPPPPPELSRVQPPTEEPQTVPDVQSFGESPPLSPADTDSQERVKAERKRLRNRIAASKCRMRKLERISRLEDKVKTLKNHNSDLASTATLLREQVSQLKHKVLTHVNSGCQLLPHEVQVH